From Granulicella sp. WH15, the proteins below share one genomic window:
- a CDS encoding PadR family transcriptional regulator: MYIIYMSLSAPKRSPLALAVLVLLYEEPMHVYRMRQLIKRRGEDEVINVIQPNSLYQTIARLEREGLLIAGGVDRDSNRPERTVYELTDTGKTTLVRWTRDMLSAPSREFPEFPAAISVLPVLTPKDALTQLEKRIAVLEPEIARHHARIAASHFLPRLFRLEVELLHAQATAELRWVQSIAGDLRAGRLTWSKAWLKKAVKELTQQPCDESEGV; the protein is encoded by the coding sequence ATGTATATTATTTATATGTCTTTATCTGCACCAAAGCGATCCCCTCTTGCACTCGCTGTTCTCGTGCTTCTCTATGAAGAACCCATGCACGTCTACCGGATGCGGCAACTGATCAAAAGGAGGGGAGAAGATGAAGTTATTAACGTGATCCAGCCCAACAGCCTTTACCAGACAATTGCTCGCCTCGAGCGAGAGGGCTTGCTCATCGCAGGGGGCGTTGACCGCGATAGCAATCGTCCCGAGCGAACGGTCTATGAGCTGACAGATACAGGTAAAACAACTCTCGTTCGGTGGACTCGAGATATGCTTTCCGCACCCTCTCGTGAGTTTCCCGAATTTCCCGCTGCGATCTCCGTCCTTCCTGTTCTCACACCGAAAGACGCGCTCACCCAGCTTGAGAAGAGAATTGCAGTGCTCGAACCTGAGATCGCCCGGCATCACGCGCGGATAGCCGCGTCTCATTTTCTGCCACGCTTGTTTCGGCTCGAAGTTGAGTTGCTCCATGCTCAGGCGACGGCTGAACTTCGCTGGGTCCAGTCTATTGCTGGAGACCTTCGAGCCGGACGTCTGACTTGGAGTAAGGCCTGGCTGAAGAAGGCTGTCAAAGAACTCACTCAACAACCCTGCGATGAAAGCGAAGGAGTCTAA
- a CDS encoding carboxypeptidase-like regulatory domain-containing protein — protein sequence MSGAVTDATGAVVPNVTVTVTNVGTGLTRVVTSNSDGNYIALDLPIGIYTVSATVPGFKKVVVQEIHVDVGGKPSVPISLEVGVES from the coding sequence ATCTCCGGTGCCGTCACCGATGCAACCGGCGCAGTCGTCCCCAATGTGACAGTAACGGTAACAAATGTCGGCACCGGTCTCACCAGGGTCGTCACCTCAAACAGCGATGGGAACTACATAGCTCTCGATCTTCCAATCGGAATCTACACTGTCTCGGCAACCGTACCCGGCTTCAAGAAAGTGGTGGTCCAGGAGATTCATGTTGACGTTGGAGGTAAACCCAGCGTTCCGATCTCCCTGGAAGTCGGTGTGGAAAGCTAA
- a CDS encoding carboxypeptidase regulatory-like domain-containing protein translates to MQVNTTSAEVGSLVTSTEATNLMLNGRNYIQLIALSPGVSQTVASGFALFGTYGVSSNAQSVNGGRTDTANYFIDGVDNKDNGGGGNNFVNISPDALDQFRTASSAYDASYGGSSGATISVAIKNGTQQFHGIAYEYLRNDAIQAYAFQPLGTVTPVKPPLRYNNFGWFVGGPIYIPGHFNTNKDKLFFFVGQDFKRQRTSTVATLAVPTAAQRTSLPPCSSSVTTGCSTATGRALVNLFPASNTSDGKSFNYLSLNPLNTQEYLFKIDYNVNSKNQISGHYVHDLYTGLGAPTGLITFQRHIPGLTSSVQWTRTINAKTLNTLTVSFSGNLITESQGIAPNGQLGITSILRSAYNLNYPTLFNFSPDIPSVTTTGFSTLTATAINFDNCQRIYAAKDDFSRIIGNHSLKAGVYVWRGRKNQTSIPAINGNFGFTSIQNELMGNFSTYQEGSSIQQVQARFSQVETYVQDDWTVNHRLTINMGLRWQYMQPIFSALNNASAFDPNYYDPTHAATVNAAGIITSNPYPYNGLVLPGAGFPAQAQGRVSVVNNPQVLALFHNLPLGLVNTYWNTEAPRIGFAYDTNGKQTTVIHGGFGISYERLEGNYYYNSVAQLPFTTVANISNGNADTLTSASSAAANPSTITNSYDRNLQPPRVMNWSVGVQQKLANDTIAEINYVGSSSGNLTYYKNINQLPGGTLQQHPGISPQALRPYLGYQDIFQSTNGAISNYNSLQAHLQKRINNGGTVNVSYTWSKSLTDAQDYNYNPQDSFNLRADYGPQRYNQPQILVISYVYPLPFWQEGGEWYKKALGKWQISGITRISSGLPINVTLPTNSANSGDGVTSVALRPNLVGDPRAGVSGKQFLNSAAFATPTPGTFGNFQAYGVKGPTYDNWDVSLQKTFPIFEQLGVDFRAEMFNAPNHLSYFTIAAPAVLGTSNFGQVTVATDPRTMEFALRIHF, encoded by the coding sequence GTGCAGGTGAATACGACCAGCGCCGAGGTAGGCTCACTGGTTACCAGTACCGAGGCGACCAACCTCATGCTGAACGGTCGCAACTACATTCAACTGATCGCTCTGTCGCCCGGCGTCTCCCAAACCGTAGCCAGCGGATTCGCGCTATTCGGCACCTATGGTGTGAGCAGCAACGCTCAGTCGGTCAACGGAGGGCGCACTGACACAGCGAACTACTTTATCGACGGCGTGGACAACAAGGACAACGGCGGCGGCGGCAACAACTTCGTCAATATCTCTCCCGACGCGCTCGACCAGTTCCGGACCGCATCGTCCGCATACGATGCCAGCTACGGAGGCAGTTCAGGAGCAACTATCAGCGTCGCAATCAAAAATGGAACACAGCAGTTCCATGGAATTGCCTACGAGTACCTTCGCAACGACGCGATTCAAGCCTATGCCTTCCAGCCACTCGGAACCGTCACCCCCGTCAAGCCACCATTGCGTTACAACAACTTCGGTTGGTTCGTTGGAGGTCCTATCTACATCCCAGGACACTTCAACACTAATAAAGACAAGCTGTTTTTTTTCGTGGGTCAGGATTTCAAGCGGCAACGCACCTCAACGGTTGCCACGCTTGCCGTTCCGACGGCGGCCCAAAGAACCAGCCTCCCACCATGCAGTTCAAGTGTTACCACCGGTTGCTCTACGGCTACAGGACGCGCCCTTGTAAATCTCTTTCCGGCCTCCAATACCTCCGACGGAAAGAGCTTCAACTACCTCAGCCTTAATCCCCTCAATACCCAGGAATATCTCTTCAAAATTGACTACAACGTCAACTCGAAGAATCAAATATCAGGCCACTACGTGCACGACCTCTACACGGGGTTAGGTGCTCCTACCGGACTTATCACTTTTCAGCGGCACATCCCAGGACTCACGTCGTCGGTTCAGTGGACCAGAACCATCAACGCAAAGACGCTCAATACATTGACGGTATCCTTTTCGGGTAACTTGATCACCGAGAGCCAGGGCATAGCCCCCAACGGCCAACTCGGCATCACCAGCATCCTGCGCTCCGCGTACAACCTTAATTACCCCACTCTCTTCAATTTCTCTCCGGATATTCCTTCTGTCACAACGACGGGTTTCTCCACTCTTACTGCCACGGCAATCAACTTTGATAACTGCCAGCGCATCTATGCCGCTAAGGACGACTTTTCGCGGATCATCGGGAATCATAGCCTCAAGGCAGGTGTTTATGTATGGCGCGGACGAAAGAACCAGACATCCATCCCAGCGATTAATGGCAACTTTGGCTTCACTTCTATCCAGAATGAGTTGATGGGAAACTTCTCTACCTATCAGGAGGGCAGCAGCATCCAGCAGGTGCAGGCTCGCTTCTCTCAGGTCGAAACCTATGTTCAGGATGATTGGACGGTTAACCACCGTCTCACCATCAACATGGGACTACGCTGGCAGTATATGCAGCCCATCTTCAGTGCGCTCAATAATGCTTCGGCGTTCGATCCAAACTACTACGATCCAACCCACGCGGCGACGGTCAATGCGGCGGGAATCATCACCAGCAATCCCTATCCTTATAACGGCCTGGTGCTTCCCGGAGCAGGTTTCCCGGCACAGGCACAAGGTCGTGTGTCGGTCGTGAACAATCCTCAAGTACTCGCTCTCTTCCACAACCTTCCGCTCGGCCTGGTCAATACCTACTGGAATACCGAAGCACCTCGTATAGGATTTGCCTATGATACGAACGGTAAGCAGACAACCGTTATCCACGGGGGTTTCGGCATCTCGTATGAAAGACTTGAAGGCAACTACTACTACAATTCGGTTGCGCAGCTACCCTTCACCACAGTCGCCAACATCTCGAATGGAAATGCCGATACTCTGACGAGCGCGTCCTCTGCTGCCGCAAACCCCAGCACGATTACGAACTCGTACGATCGAAATCTTCAGCCGCCCCGGGTCATGAACTGGAGTGTCGGAGTGCAACAGAAGCTCGCGAACGACACGATTGCAGAGATTAACTACGTTGGCTCGTCGTCCGGCAATCTTACCTACTACAAAAACATTAATCAACTTCCTGGCGGCACACTACAGCAACATCCAGGCATATCGCCGCAGGCTCTTCGCCCCTATCTCGGATACCAGGATATCTTCCAGAGCACAAATGGAGCGATATCGAACTACAACTCTCTCCAAGCTCACCTGCAAAAACGCATTAACAACGGCGGCACCGTCAACGTCTCCTATACCTGGTCAAAGTCTCTGACGGACGCACAGGACTACAACTACAATCCACAGGATAGCTTCAACCTGAGAGCCGATTATGGACCACAGCGCTATAACCAGCCACAGATCCTGGTGATCAGCTATGTCTATCCTCTTCCCTTCTGGCAGGAGGGTGGCGAGTGGTACAAAAAAGCCCTCGGCAAGTGGCAGATTTCTGGCATCACCCGCATCTCCTCGGGGCTACCGATCAACGTCACTTTGCCCACGAACTCGGCTAACTCGGGCGACGGAGTAACCTCGGTAGCACTGCGTCCGAATTTGGTGGGAGATCCTCGCGCCGGAGTAAGTGGCAAGCAGTTTCTCAACTCTGCGGCCTTTGCCACACCCACTCCAGGCACCTTCGGCAACTTTCAGGCTTATGGAGTCAAGGGGCCGACTTACGATAACTGGGATGTCTCTCTTCAAAAGACCTTCCCGATCTTTGAGCAGCTTGGAGTTGACTTCCGGGCTGAGATGTTTAACGCACCGAATCACCTCTCTTACTTCACTATCGCCGCTCCAGCAGTACTTGGCACCAGCAACTTCGGCCAGGTGACGGTGGCAACCGATCCGAGAACGATGGAGTTTGCACTTAGGATTCATTTCTAG
- a CDS encoding TonB-dependent receptor, translated as MLKLKHLYPVFLLAGLTQAAYAQTVDTSISGTIVDAGGAAIPGATVTIASPTTGQTKSFTSGNSGEYSITYLIPGSYDISVVAPGFATYQTKGITLEINQQAKINVSMKAGGGNEVVEVHTTQPLLTTDNGTLGAVVGTTEAANLPLNGRKFNDLAVLTPGVTVTNPDNHSSSTDGSTVSSNGNQNTWGQVFLDGVTMVNNRSPYVNAYPSVDAVQEFSVLTSNYGAQYGGGAGAIVNVQLKSGTNQFHGTVFEFIRNSAVDARDYFRPAPLAKTVLKQNQFGGVVTGPIVKDKTFFMFSYEGIRSIQQSAETTTVFTDAELNGDFSAVPQSYLRNPFTGDAYANKQIPVNSVALNIARNYMPRPNIPGTSNGTVNNYSGVQTGNQVNNQYLTRVDHKINDKNQLAIHYLYQGRDFPLTSYNPVFSYTGTYKIHNTGLQYVHIFSPTLINEVRGGADLEHVQQLPAGYYNSDFTAAQLGINQFTLNGVPLPPTQEGFPTITISNFVTVGSGTAASNLDDSRTYQLTDNLTWTKGRHTILMGGDLRHVQDNATTNNTPFGSLSFTGALTAGPQFTSGGTQLAASAGNAGADFLLGLPASVITPEGVPLTAARQWRYGFYVQDDWKPTPKLTVNIGLRYDLWMPPHNNLNTSRTLDFSTATPTLVPLPNPLWKITHKDFSPRVGFAYSFPRNMVFRGAYGITFYGGKFDNINILQLNPPIDSSFSISNTTGPTVTAPTTPAPQATINNPVPASIAPASANVATLPADDRRPDLYLQTYTATLSKQFWNNVLDISYVGVKGTHQDTSIPYFNSGPPNDGTKITVQANRPYPTYGRIRYVDFHGASQYHGLQAKFQHKYSHGLTLTTSYTYSHLLDNQGGDTNGSRSETQIPTSKEWASGLTDQRHYLSIGFVYETKFDMQSRMSKALANGWMLTSLYSYVTGTPLFITQSQDLEHNDNLFQRPDFAPGNDVNTLELPASQRTLNRWFNTAAFQNANGHYGNVPRNPNGLRTPSHYPLTLGLSRSFPMPYNDRHSLLVRLEAFNALNTPQFSSPGTEFGSSSFGVISSTASGYSNRALQLAAKYSF; from the coding sequence ATGCTCAAACTGAAGCACCTTTATCCTGTTTTTCTACTAGCAGGCCTGACGCAGGCCGCTTATGCACAAACGGTTGATACATCCATCAGTGGCACGATTGTCGATGCTGGAGGTGCGGCAATTCCCGGGGCGACCGTCACTATCGCCAGTCCCACTACCGGACAAACCAAGAGCTTCACCTCTGGAAATTCAGGCGAATATAGCATCACCTACCTCATTCCGGGCTCGTATGACATCTCTGTCGTTGCCCCCGGTTTTGCCACTTACCAAACGAAAGGTATTACGCTGGAGATCAACCAGCAGGCCAAGATTAATGTCTCCATGAAGGCTGGTGGCGGCAACGAAGTAGTGGAAGTGCATACGACGCAGCCTCTGCTGACCACGGACAATGGAACGTTGGGTGCTGTCGTGGGTACGACTGAGGCTGCGAACCTTCCGCTGAATGGCCGGAAGTTCAACGATCTCGCGGTTCTGACTCCCGGTGTCACCGTGACCAATCCTGATAACCACTCGTCGTCTACCGACGGGTCCACGGTCTCGTCGAACGGCAATCAGAACACATGGGGGCAGGTCTTCCTCGATGGCGTCACGATGGTTAACAATCGCAGTCCGTACGTGAATGCTTATCCCTCGGTCGATGCGGTGCAGGAGTTTAGCGTATTGACCAGCAACTATGGTGCGCAGTACGGCGGTGGTGCGGGCGCGATCGTCAACGTGCAGTTGAAGAGCGGCACGAACCAGTTCCACGGAACGGTGTTCGAATTCATTCGCAACTCGGCCGTGGATGCGCGCGACTACTTTCGCCCGGCTCCGCTGGCGAAGACGGTGCTGAAGCAGAACCAGTTTGGCGGTGTGGTCACGGGGCCAATCGTGAAGGACAAGACGTTCTTCATGTTCAGCTATGAGGGAATTCGTTCTATCCAGCAGTCGGCGGAGACGACCACGGTCTTTACCGATGCTGAGTTGAATGGCGACTTCTCTGCTGTACCACAATCTTATCTGCGCAACCCCTTCACTGGAGATGCCTACGCTAATAAACAGATTCCGGTGAACTCTGTGGCGCTCAATATCGCTCGTAACTACATGCCGCGTCCGAATATTCCGGGTACCAGCAATGGCACCGTGAACAACTACAGCGGCGTGCAGACGGGCAATCAGGTGAATAATCAGTACCTCACTCGTGTTGACCACAAGATCAATGACAAGAACCAGCTTGCGATTCACTATCTCTATCAGGGACGCGATTTTCCGCTGACCAGCTATAACCCTGTCTTCAGCTATACCGGCACTTACAAGATTCATAACACCGGCTTGCAGTATGTACATATCTTTAGCCCGACACTCATCAACGAGGTTCGCGGCGGAGCAGACCTGGAGCATGTGCAGCAGCTTCCTGCCGGTTATTACAATAGCGACTTCACGGCTGCGCAGCTCGGCATCAACCAGTTCACTCTGAATGGCGTTCCCCTGCCGCCGACGCAGGAGGGCTTCCCGACGATCACGATCTCGAACTTCGTCACAGTGGGTAGCGGCACTGCTGCTTCGAATCTGGATGACAGTCGGACCTACCAACTTACGGACAATCTCACCTGGACAAAGGGGCGGCACACCATCCTGATGGGCGGCGATCTGCGTCACGTACAGGACAACGCAACGACCAACAACACGCCCTTCGGCTCTCTGAGCTTTACCGGAGCGCTGACTGCGGGCCCGCAGTTCACTTCGGGCGGTACTCAGTTGGCCGCGTCGGCTGGTAATGCTGGCGCCGACTTCCTGCTCGGTCTGCCTGCCTCGGTGATCACGCCGGAAGGCGTGCCGCTGACGGCGGCTCGGCAGTGGCGCTATGGCTTTTATGTGCAGGATGATTGGAAGCCTACGCCGAAGCTCACGGTGAACATCGGTCTGCGCTATGACCTGTGGATGCCTCCGCATAATAATCTCAACACGTCGCGCACGCTGGACTTCAGCACGGCGACTCCTACTCTGGTCCCGTTACCCAATCCTCTTTGGAAGATTACTCATAAAGACTTTTCTCCCCGCGTTGGCTTTGCTTATAGCTTTCCACGCAACATGGTGTTTCGCGGGGCTTATGGAATTACTTTCTATGGCGGCAAGTTCGACAATATCAATATTCTGCAGTTGAACCCGCCGATCGATTCGAGCTTCTCGATCTCGAACACGACTGGCCCTACCGTCACTGCGCCCACGACTCCCGCGCCGCAGGCGACGATCAACAACCCAGTCCCTGCCTCTATCGCTCCGGCAAGCGCGAACGTTGCAACTTTGCCGGCGGATGATCGCCGCCCGGACCTCTATCTGCAGACTTACACGGCTACGCTTTCCAAGCAGTTCTGGAACAATGTGCTCGATATCTCGTATGTGGGGGTAAAGGGAACGCATCAGGATACGTCGATTCCATACTTCAACTCCGGCCCGCCGAACGACGGCACTAAGATCACGGTGCAGGCGAATCGTCCTTACCCAACCTATGGACGTATTCGTTACGTCGACTTCCATGGTGCTTCGCAGTACCACGGCCTGCAGGCGAAGTTCCAGCATAAGTACTCGCATGGGCTGACGCTGACTACTTCCTACACCTACTCGCACCTGTTGGATAATCAGGGCGGCGATACCAACGGATCACGCAGTGAAACGCAGATCCCGACGTCGAAGGAGTGGGCAAGCGGACTTACCGATCAACGTCATTACCTCTCGATCGGTTTTGTCTATGAAACTAAGTTCGATATGCAGAGTCGTATGTCGAAGGCCCTTGCGAATGGATGGATGCTGACCAGCCTCTACTCTTACGTGACGGGTACACCGCTCTTTATTACGCAGTCGCAGGATCTGGAGCACAACGACAACTTGTTCCAGCGCCCTGACTTTGCGCCGGGCAACGATGTCAATACGCTGGAGCTTCCGGCAAGCCAGCGAACCCTAAACCGCTGGTTCAACACTGCTGCCTTCCAGAATGCTAACGGCCACTATGGCAACGTTCCGCGTAATCCCAACGGCCTGCGCACGCCCTCGCACTATCCGTTGACACTGGGACTTTCGCGGAGCTTTCCCATGCCTTACAACGATCGGCATAGCCTGTTGGTTCGCTTAGAGGCATTCAATGCACTGAATACTCCGCAGTTCTCCAGTCCTGGCACGGAGTTTGGCTCCAGCAGCTTTGGTGTCATCAGCAGCACGGCATCTGGATACTCAAACCGCGCACTGCAGTTAGCCGCGAAGTATAGCTTCTAA